The DNA window AGCCGTCTTCCTGCTTCGTTACAATATTGGTGATTTTGGCTTTTTTTGTATCAAAGTTGTAGTAAATGGTCTCCATTTTAAAAGATTCACTTCCGTCTTTGAACTCTGGTTTCCCTGCAAGCCGTCCAGTACTATCTGGTGTTCCTTTTGCAAAGACAACCTTATTTGTTGTATTTAATTCTATAAAGTTGGCTTTTAATTCAGACGTTTGGTATTTGATGTTGCCTTTTCCGTATAAGCTTACCTTTTTATCTTTAATATTATAGGTGATAGAGTCTTCGCTTGTGGCGAAAACCGGATCGTCAATTTTAGGCTTTTTGTTGGTGCTATCGGCCGAAGTAGTATCTACAGCAGATTTTGAGGTATTGCGTATGCCTCTGTTAGCCGATATGCCACTACTTATACAAATAGCAGATAGAAGTACTAGCGCAAATGCTAATTTTCTAGCAGAGATAAAGGTTGTCCTACTCAACTTTATAAATATTGATTAAATTTGCTCTATGCCATTATGGAAACGACCCTCAAAACTAAACAAAAAACAAATATTACTCTAATGCTTTACCCAAAGAATGGAGCATTTTTTCTAAGCTGCTTAGCCTATCTCCTTATTTTGATAGAATTTTTAGCACCCAAAAATGCTTACTGTCAAAATACTAGCAGGGCAAAATTGACAAAAGTTGTAATAGATGCTGGGCATGGGGGGAAAGATCCTGGTGCTAGAGGAAAACATGCTCAGGAGAAGGATATTGTACTTTCTGTAGCTTTAAAGGTGGGAAAATTGATTTCAGAAAATTGTAAGGATGTGCAGGTCGTTTATACGCGAGAGACTGATGTCTTTATTCCACTCGATGTACGTAGCCAAATTGCCAATAAGAGTAATGCGAACTTGTTTATTTCGATTCACGCTAACTCTAATAAGAGTTCATCTCCTTATGGTGCCGAAACTTATGTAATGGGGTTGCATAAAAGCGCAGATAACTTTGAGGTTGCGGCAACCGAGAACTCTGCAATTATACTAGAAGATAATTATAACTCTAAATATGAAGGATTTAATCCTAAATCTGTAGAGTCTTACATAATCTTTTCGATGATGCAGAGTAAATTCTTAGATCAAAGCCTTTTCTTTGCGCAAAGTATTCAAAATCAGATGGGGAGTTATGCGGATAGAACCAATAGAGGCGTGAAACAGGCTGGTTTTCTTGTTCTATGGCGTACCGCTATGCCTAGCGTTTTGGTGGAGTTAGGTTTTATTTCAAATGCTCAGGATGAGCAGTACATGATGACCGATAAAGGGCAGAATGAAATGGCTGAAGCAATTTATAGATCATTTAAAGCGTATAAATCGAACTATGAAATGACCAATTATGTAGAGTTGGCATCATCCGAAATTTCTGTTGTAAAGGATACGGTCAAAGTTGAAAGGGGTGATAACCGAGATATTAATGGTGAAAATTCCTCAATGGAAGATAAAGGTGCTGCTGTTGTATTTAGAATTCAGGTTGCAGCATCTGTAGGTAAGCCTCTAACTAAAATTCAGAAGAAAAATTTAGGCGGAGAGATAGATGTTC is part of the Alistipes sp. ZOR0009 genome and encodes:
- a CDS encoding N-acetylmuramoyl-L-alanine amidase, with the translated sequence MLYAIMETTLKTKQKTNITLMLYPKNGAFFLSCLAYLLILIEFLAPKNAYCQNTSRAKLTKVVIDAGHGGKDPGARGKHAQEKDIVLSVALKVGKLISENCKDVQVVYTRETDVFIPLDVRSQIANKSNANLFISIHANSNKSSSPYGAETYVMGLHKSADNFEVAATENSAIILEDNYNSKYEGFNPKSVESYIIFSMMQSKFLDQSLFFAQSIQNQMGSYADRTNRGVKQAGFLVLWRTAMPSVLVELGFISNAQDEQYMMTDKGQNEMAEAIYRSFKAYKSNYEMTNYVELASSEISVVKDTVKVERGDNRDINGENSSMEDKGAAVVFRIQVAASVGKPLTKIQKKNLGGEIDVLQVGKIYKYTKGNFSNFEEANESLKTIKKDFKDAFVIAIENGSLISVSDAQQKLRK